A genomic region of Candidatus Aminicenantes bacterium contains the following coding sequences:
- a CDS encoding DUF4404 family protein, translated as MDNDSLNETLVKLRDELRYAPVVDDSARDSLQRLDGDIHRILQSTGDVPPAHHVRLRESLQDSVQYFEASHPTITALMNQLLKALGDMGI; from the coding sequence ATGGACAACGACAGCCTGAATGAAACCCTGGTCAAACTGCGCGACGAGCTGCGCTACGCCCCGGTGGTCGACGACTCCGCGCGGGATTCGCTCCAGCGGCTAGACGGCGACATCCATCGCATCCTTCAGAGCACCGGCGACGTCCCGCCCGCCCATCATGTCCGCTTGCGGGAAAGCCTGCAGGACTCGGTCCAATATTTCGAGGCATCCCACCCCACGATTACGGCCTTGATGAACCAATTGCTCAAGGCCCTGGGCGATATGGGGATTTAA
- a CDS encoding DUF1801 domain-containing protein, whose protein sequence is MKQSPAKAKPKRGGPAKSVDAYLAAVPAKERAVLQKLRATIKSAAPKAEEMISYGIPSFKHQGYLAGFAAFMAHLSFFPGATVKAFKEELKDYDTATGTVHFTAAKPLPAALVRKIIKARIKENEARAAKP, encoded by the coding sequence ATGAAACAATCCCCTGCGAAAGCGAAACCCAAGCGCGGCGGCCCGGCCAAAAGCGTCGACGCCTATCTGGCGGCCGTCCCGGCGAAGGAGCGGGCCGTCCTGCAAAAGCTGCGCGCGACCATCAAATCTGCGGCACCCAAGGCCGAGGAGATGATCAGCTATGGAATCCCTTCTTTCAAACACCAAGGATACTTGGCGGGTTTCGCGGCGTTCATGGCCCACCTCAGCTTTTTTCCCGGCGCCACCGTCAAAGCCTTTAAGGAAGAGCTGAAAGACTACGACACCGCGACGGGGACGGTCCACTTCACGGCCGCCAAGCCGCTTCCGGCGGCCCTGGTCAGGAAGATCATCAAGGCCCGGATCAAAGAGAACGAGGCGCGAGCGGCCAAACCTTGA
- a CDS encoding right-handed parallel beta-helix repeat-containing protein yields MRKAVVGLAALTLFASAVLAAEIHVAVNGKDHNAGTPAAPLRTIQRAAELAQPGDIVTVHAGIYRERVNPIRGGTSDSKRIVFRAAPGERVEIKGSEIVKGWRKVQGDTWQARIPNALFGAFNPYADLIRGDWFDPKGRPHHTGAVYLDGEWLAEAATLDEALKPAGTAPLWFAKVEGEATTIWAQFPGADPNARLVEINVRRAVFYPEKTGVNYLTVRGFILRQAATPWAPPTAEQVGLIGTNWSQGWIIEDNVVSHSICSGIALGKHGDKFDNTSSDTAEGYVKTIERALANGWSKAKIGGHVVRNNVISHCEQAGIVGSLGAAFSTVTGNVIHDIHVRALFTGAEMAGIKLHAAIDVEISGNHIYRAIRGLWLDWMAQGTRVSGNLFHDNLDQDLFVEVDHGPFLVDNNIFLSTRTLLDVSQGGAYVHNLIAGSLHINPFDARQTPYHKAHSTELAGMHDNPYGDDRYYNNLFAKRGDLTPYDKTPLPVKMEGNVFLGGAKPSKFETDPLVQPDFDAAIKLVEAPDGFYLEMAFDPAWSARMRPLVTTALLGRATIPDLPYERADGSPIRIATDFWTKARSESNPAPGPFENPGSGRIRLKVWPLAPRSL; encoded by the coding sequence ATGCGAAAAGCCGTCGTAGGCCTAGCCGCCCTGACTTTATTTGCGTCGGCCGTTTTGGCCGCGGAAATTCATGTCGCCGTCAACGGCAAGGATCATAACGCCGGGACTCCGGCCGCCCCTCTCCGTACCATTCAGCGGGCCGCCGAGCTGGCCCAGCCGGGCGACATCGTCACCGTGCACGCAGGCATTTATCGCGAGCGCGTCAATCCGATTCGCGGCGGCACCTCCGACTCCAAGCGGATCGTCTTCCGGGCCGCGCCCGGCGAAAGGGTCGAGATCAAGGGCTCGGAGATCGTCAAAGGCTGGCGCAAGGTTCAGGGCGATACCTGGCAGGCGCGAATCCCGAACGCCCTTTTCGGCGCGTTCAATCCCTACGCCGACCTGATCCGCGGCGACTGGTTCGATCCCAAGGGCCGCCCCCATCATACGGGAGCCGTCTACCTCGACGGCGAATGGCTGGCCGAGGCGGCGACCCTGGATGAGGCTTTAAAGCCCGCCGGTACTGCGCCGCTCTGGTTTGCCAAGGTCGAAGGCGAGGCGACGACGATTTGGGCCCAGTTTCCAGGGGCCGACCCCAACGCCCGGCTCGTGGAGATCAACGTCCGCCGGGCGGTGTTCTATCCCGAAAAGACGGGCGTCAATTACTTGACGGTCCGCGGCTTCATCCTGCGGCAGGCGGCGACACCTTGGGCGCCGCCGACGGCCGAGCAGGTCGGCCTGATCGGGACGAACTGGAGCCAGGGCTGGATCATCGAGGACAACGTTGTCAGCCACTCCATCTGCTCGGGCATCGCGCTCGGCAAGCACGGCGACAAATTCGACAATACTTCGAGCGACACGGCCGAGGGGTACGTCAAGACCATCGAGCGCGCCTTGGCCAACGGCTGGAGCAAGGCGAAGATCGGCGGGCACGTCGTTCGCAACAACGTCATCTCGCACTGCGAGCAGGCCGGCATCGTCGGCAGCCTGGGTGCCGCGTTCAGCACGGTCACCGGCAACGTCATCCACGATATCCATGTCCGGGCGCTCTTCACCGGCGCCGAGATGGCGGGCATCAAGCTTCACGCCGCGATCGACGTCGAGATCAGCGGCAACCACATCTATCGGGCGATCCGCGGGCTGTGGCTGGACTGGATGGCCCAGGGGACGCGCGTCTCCGGCAACCTCTTCCACGACAACTTGGACCAGGACCTCTTCGTCGAGGTTGATCACGGGCCGTTCCTGGTCGACAACAACATCTTCCTTTCGACCAGGACCCTGCTCGATGTTTCGCAGGGCGGAGCCTATGTCCACAACCTCATCGCGGGATCGCTCCATATCAATCCTTTCGACGCCCGGCAGACGCCGTACCACAAGGCCCATTCCACCGAGCTGGCCGGGATGCACGACAATCCCTACGGCGACGACCGCTATTACAACAACCTGTTCGCCAAGCGCGGAGACCTCACCCCTTACGATAAAACCCCGCTGCCCGTGAAGATGGAGGGGAATGTTTTCCTTGGCGGCGCCAAGCCTTCCAAGTTCGAGACGGACCCGCTGGTCCAGCCGGATTTCGATGCGGCGATCAAGCTGGTCGAGGCGCCGGACGGGTTCTATCTAGAGATGGCCTTCGATCCGGCCTGGTCGGCGCGAATGCGGCCGCTGGTGACCACGGCGCTGCTGGGACGGGCGACGATCCCCGACTTGCCCTATGAGCGGGCCGACGGTTCGCCGATTCGGATCGCGACGGATTTTTGGACCAAGGCTCGCTCCGAATCGAACCCCGCGCCCGGCCCGTTCGAGAATCCCGGCTCCGGGCGGATCCGGCTCAAGGTTTGGCCGCTCGCGCCTCGTTCTCTTTGA
- a CDS encoding PAS domain S-box protein, which yields MNAKVLIVDDNSSNLCYLETLLRAHGWDVISAANGEEALAKARLDLPDMIVADILMPVMDGYTLCQQWKSDDRLKQIPFVFYTATYTEARDEAFALRLGAERFLIKPLGPEILMNQLMEVLGKSPRAGRAAAPSLGEDAEFFRGHDEILFKKLEKKMLDLEIANQKWTALEEKYRLIFENMTDIIFRIDADFTISAVSPSVERVLGYGPQDFIGHPVSDLARVLGPDSFPRALDEIRSVFSGETISATTYRLIAKDGSIVAGEVSGAPMRREGVIVGVIAVARDITKRRQAEEDLRESEKKYHGLFDFLPIPVYEMDFEANITAANRAMIETFRGTREDLEKGFRAWQLLSPEGIAQSRENIQRLLKGESLGGTEYLLRRLDGSVFPAIVFSRVVYSFGRPTGLLGAIVDMTERQKAEEDLRRMNAFLDSIVENIPNMIFIKDAKELRFVRYNRAGEELLGYSREDLLGKNDYDFFPREQADFFAAKDREVLRGRELVEIPEEPLQTRAKGERVLHTKKVPILSADGEPAFLLGISEDITERKEVERALLRTVESLKKAVNTTIRVMVSAVEARDPYTAGHQIRSAHLACAIAAEMGLPQDKIEGIRLAASIHDIGKMSIPAEILSKPTKLTAIEFALIKEHAKRGYEILKTVESSWPLAEIAYQHHERIDGSGYPRSLKGDEILIEARILGVADVIESMASHRPYRPALGIQAALDEIVKNQGILYDPGVAEACLRLFGEKGYQLTEA from the coding sequence ATGAACGCGAAAGTTTTGATCGTCGACGACAACAGCTCCAATCTTTGTTATCTGGAGACCCTGCTCCGGGCCCATGGCTGGGACGTGATCTCCGCGGCCAACGGCGAAGAAGCTCTGGCCAAGGCCCGCCTCGATCTTCCGGACATGATTGTGGCGGACATTTTGATGCCGGTGATGGACGGCTACACCTTGTGCCAGCAATGGAAGTCGGACGATCGATTAAAACAGATCCCCTTTGTCTTTTACACAGCCACCTATACGGAAGCGAGAGACGAGGCGTTTGCCTTGAGGCTCGGGGCGGAACGATTCCTCATCAAGCCCCTGGGTCCGGAAATCTTGATGAATCAATTGATGGAGGTGCTGGGCAAAAGTCCCCGCGCCGGGCGGGCGGCGGCGCCGTCTTTGGGCGAAGACGCCGAGTTTTTCCGGGGGCACGATGAGATCCTGTTTAAAAAGCTCGAAAAGAAAATGCTGGATCTGGAGATCGCGAATCAAAAGTGGACCGCCTTGGAGGAGAAATACCGGCTGATTTTTGAAAACATGACGGACATCATTTTTCGGATCGACGCGGATTTCACGATTTCCGCCGTATCGCCCAGCGTGGAGAGGGTCTTGGGGTATGGGCCGCAAGATTTTATCGGCCATCCGGTTTCGGACTTGGCCAGAGTTCTCGGTCCGGATTCTTTTCCGCGGGCTTTAGATGAGATCCGTTCGGTTTTTTCGGGGGAGACGATTTCGGCGACGACTTATCGGTTGATCGCCAAAGACGGTTCGATTGTCGCCGGCGAAGTCAGCGGGGCTCCCATGCGGCGTGAGGGCGTCATCGTAGGCGTGATCGCCGTGGCCCGCGATATTACCAAGCGCCGACAGGCCGAGGAGGATCTTCGGGAGAGCGAAAAAAAATACCACGGATTGTTTGATTTTTTGCCGATCCCGGTCTATGAGATGGATTTTGAGGCGAATATCACGGCGGCCAATCGGGCCATGATCGAGACTTTTAGAGGCACCCGCGAGGATTTGGAAAAAGGCTTCAGGGCCTGGCAGCTGCTTTCGCCCGAAGGCATCGCCCAATCGCGCGAGAACATCCAAAGGCTTTTGAAAGGCGAGTCGTTGGGCGGAACGGAGTATCTCCTGCGGAGGCTGGATGGGTCCGTTTTTCCGGCCATCGTCTTCTCGCGAGTCGTCTATTCGTTCGGCCGGCCAACGGGGCTTCTGGGGGCGATCGTCGATATGACCGAGCGCCAGAAAGCCGAAGAGGATTTGCGCCGGATGAACGCGTTTCTGGACTCGATCGTCGAGAATATCCCGAATATGATCTTCATCAAGGACGCCAAGGAACTCCGATTCGTCCGGTACAACCGGGCGGGCGAGGAGCTGCTGGGCTATTCGAGAGAAGACCTGCTGGGCAAGAACGATTACGATTTTTTCCCGCGAGAGCAGGCGGACTTCTTCGCGGCCAAGGACCGGGAGGTTCTGCGCGGCCGGGAGCTCGTGGAAATCCCGGAGGAGCCCCTGCAAACCCGGGCCAAGGGCGAGCGCGTCCTGCACACTAAAAAAGTGCCGATCCTATCCGCGGACGGAGAACCCGCGTTTTTGCTGGGCATCTCCGAGGATATCACCGAGCGCAAAGAGGTGGAGCGAGCGCTCCTCCGGACCGTCGAGAGCTTGAAAAAAGCCGTCAACACGACCATTCGGGTCATGGTCTCGGCCGTCGAAGCCAGGGATCCCTATACGGCCGGACACCAGATCCGGTCGGCCCATCTGGCTTGTGCCATCGCCGCGGAAATGGGCTTGCCCCAGGACAAGATCGAAGGCATTCGGCTGGCTGCGTCCATCCACGACATCGGGAAAATGTCCATTCCCGCGGAGATCTTGTCCAAGCCCACCAAGCTGACGGCCATCGAGTTCGCCTTGATCAAAGAGCACGCCAAAAGAGGCTACGAGATCCTCAAGACCGTGGAATCGTCCTGGCCGTTGGCGGAGATCGCCTACCAGCACCATGAACGCATCGACGGTTCCGGCTATCCCAGAAGCCTGAAAGGGGATGAGATCCTCATTGAAGCCCGCATTCTCGGCGTTGCGGATGTGATCGAATCCATGGCCTCCCATCGACCCTATCGTCCGGCCCTGGGGATTCAGGCCGCCCTCGATGAAATCGTGAAGAATCAAGGCATCCTCTACGACCCAGGGGTAGCGGAGGCCTGCCTGCGGCTTTTCGGAGAGAAGGGCTATCAGCTGACGGAGGCCTGA
- a CDS encoding ATP-binding protein: MPTPLAPKDKRSELALRESERKYRELVENANSIILRWKPDGQIRFLNEFGQRFFGYTEAELLGRSVMGTIVPDAESDGRSLKPLMDEIGLNPSAHEQNVNENMRRGGERVWIAWTNKFTLDPRGRVTEILSIGQDITARKRAEEELRAMQAGLERRVAERTAELVVAKERAEESDRLKSVFLATMSHELRTPLNSIIGFTGLLLLDAAGPLNEEQTRQLRMVKDSGQHLLALINDVLDISKIEAGRFEIRDESFDLPASIRKVLLAVQPLADKKGLGLEARVAAEVGRIRSDRLRVEQILLNLLDNAVKFTDRGEVSVDCRLDGERIVTRVNDTGIGIKPEDIASLFQPFHQIDGGPARLHEGTGLGLAISRRLVERLGGVLSVESRWGRGSTFQFTLPLGSDLAS, from the coding sequence ATGCCAACGCCTCTCGCCCCAAAGGACAAGCGCTCGGAGCTGGCCCTGCGCGAAAGCGAGCGTAAGTACCGCGAGCTCGTGGAGAACGCCAACAGCATCATCCTGCGCTGGAAGCCCGACGGGCAGATCCGCTTCCTGAACGAGTTCGGGCAGCGGTTCTTCGGCTACACGGAGGCCGAGCTGCTCGGCCGCTCCGTCATGGGCACAATCGTTCCCGACGCCGAGAGCGACGGCCGGAGCCTGAAGCCGCTGATGGACGAGATCGGCCTCAACCCGTCGGCGCACGAGCAGAACGTCAACGAGAATATGCGCCGCGGCGGCGAGCGCGTCTGGATCGCTTGGACCAACAAGTTCACGCTGGACCCGCGGGGCCGGGTGACGGAAATCCTAAGCATCGGCCAGGATATCACGGCCCGCAAGCGGGCCGAGGAGGAGCTGCGGGCCATGCAGGCCGGCCTGGAACGGCGCGTCGCCGAGCGGACCGCGGAACTGGTCGTGGCCAAGGAACGGGCCGAGGAATCCGACCGGCTCAAGTCGGTCTTCCTGGCCACCATGTCCCACGAGTTGCGGACCCCGCTCAATTCGATCATCGGCTTCACCGGTCTCCTGCTGCTGGACGCGGCCGGGCCGTTGAACGAGGAGCAAACCCGGCAGCTCCGGATGGTCAAGGACAGCGGGCAGCATCTGCTGGCGCTCATCAACGACGTGCTCGACATCTCCAAGATCGAAGCCGGCCGGTTCGAGATCCGCGACGAGTCGTTCGATCTGCCCGCATCCATCCGGAAAGTCCTCTTGGCCGTTCAGCCCCTGGCCGACAAAAAGGGCTTGGGGCTGGAAGCGCGGGTCGCGGCGGAGGTGGGCCGGATCCGGAGCGATCGCCTCCGGGTCGAGCAGATCCTGCTGAACCTGCTGGACAACGCCGTCAAGTTCACCGACCGCGGCGAAGTGAGCGTCGACTGCCGCCTGGACGGGGAGCGGATCGTGACCCGGGTGAACGATACCGGGATCGGCATCAAGCCGGAGGATATCGCGTCCCTCTTCCAGCCCTTCCATCAGATCGACGGCGGCCCGGCACGGCTGCACGAGGGGACGGGCTTGGGCTTGGCCATCAGCCGCCGGCTCGTCGAGCGCCTGGGCGGGGTCCTCTCGGTCGAGAGCCGCTGGGGGCGTGGGAGCACGTTCCAGTTCACGCTCCCGCTCGGCTCGGACCTCGCGTCCTGA